One Mycoavidus sp. HKI genomic region harbors:
- a CDS encoding transglycosylase SLT domain-containing protein — translation MSSHLGVYGVNATRLLRVMFYRMAGRGALSFASAPAVRTAWHHSTQMSRYFAHIVGLVVIAGVILCWLSPALRQAFMIRLAPVFQISPKSEPTMQPSLVSAAVHFNDAAGDAPGGLEKLARPRLSSFEARVRKITSARVAADARDDQILASLQERMLVVDYLARRYRVAREPLNKLVKEAFTTGREFGLDPLLLLSVIAIESRFNPYAESGVGAQGLMQVMSRLHADKFDHFGGLAAAFDPLANLKVGALILKDCIVRGGSLAQGLRLYVGAISKYDGIYGAKVQAERGRLREVAQGRDVSIHLPQKPSRAVIQAYNKTPRGTTVLSRPKKPLVATAYAVPKNSKKKVVAIAASQAPKIVIIPAARTVPLELGENNQKIDGRQEPSELGV, via the coding sequence GTGAGTTCTCACCTAGGTGTGTATGGCGTTAATGCAACTCGCCTGCTGCGGGTGATGTTTTATCGCATGGCGGGGCGAGGGGCCCTAAGCTTTGCGTCCGCGCCCGCTGTGCGCACCGCTTGGCATCACAGTACCCAAATGAGCCGTTATTTTGCTCACATAGTGGGGCTGGTGGTCATTGCTGGCGTAATACTATGCTGGTTGTCGCCGGCATTGCGGCAGGCGTTTATGATACGGCTCGCGCCGGTGTTTCAGATATCCCCTAAAAGCGAGCCGACAATGCAGCCTTCGCTGGTCTCCGCCGCGGTTCATTTTAATGATGCGGCTGGGGATGCCCCAGGAGGACTTGAGAAACTGGCTAGGCCGAGGCTTTCTTCATTTGAAGCACGCGTTCGCAAGATTACCTCCGCCCGCGTTGCGGCAGATGCGCGTGATGATCAAATATTAGCTTCGCTGCAAGAACGGATGCTGGTTGTGGATTATCTTGCGCGTCGTTATCGGGTCGCGCGTGAACCACTCAACAAGCTCGTCAAAGAGGCGTTTACGACGGGTCGAGAATTTGGCCTTGATCCGTTGCTGCTGCTATCGGTCATCGCTATTGAATCCAGATTTAATCCGTATGCAGAAAGTGGTGTTGGCGCGCAAGGATTGATGCAGGTTATGTCCAGGTTGCATGCGGACAAATTCGACCATTTTGGTGGGCTTGCCGCTGCCTTCGATCCGCTTGCTAACCTTAAGGTGGGCGCCTTGATTCTAAAGGACTGTATCGTAAGAGGGGGGTCGCTTGCACAAGGATTGCGTCTATACGTTGGCGCCATTTCAAAATATGATGGTATTTATGGTGCTAAAGTGCAGGCAGAACGCGGGCGTTTACGTGAGGTTGCGCAGGGGCGTGATGTATCAATTCATCTTCCGCAAAAGCCTAGCCGCGCAGTGATCCAAGCTTATAATAAAACTCCGCGCGGCACCACCGTACTGTCGCGTCCGAAAAAGCCGCTTGTAGCCACGGCTTATGCAGTGCCTAAAAACTCAAAAAAGAAAGTCGTCGCAATAGCGGCGTCCCAGGCACCTAAAATTGTCATTATTCCAGCTGCAAGAACGGTTCCACTTGAGCTGGGTGAGAATAATCAAAAAATAGATGGCCGGCAAGAGCCTTCTGAGTTGGGTGTATGA
- the nusB gene encoding transcription antitermination factor NusB, producing MKSARRRSREFAVQSLYQWLLTKAEASAICAHLQSAPGFNKADREHFDALVQGVTRGAGALDAQLAPCLDRPTQELSPIEHAVLLIGAYELTHHIEIPYRVVINEAVEITKTFGGTDGYKYVNGVLDRLAAQLRATEIKHASR from the coding sequence ATGAAAAGTGCACGTCGCCGTTCGCGCGAATTTGCAGTACAGAGCCTATACCAATGGCTACTCACCAAAGCCGAGGCCTCCGCAATCTGTGCTCACTTACAGTCTGCGCCGGGGTTTAATAAAGCCGACCGGGAGCATTTTGACGCCTTAGTACAAGGCGTAACCCGCGGCGCTGGCGCGCTCGACGCGCAATTAGCACCTTGCCTCGATCGGCCAACCCAGGAATTATCCCCGATCGAGCACGCTGTATTGCTGATTGGTGCGTATGAACTCACTCATCATATTGAGATTCCGTATCGCGTAGTGATTAACGAAGCCGTTGAAATCACGAAAACATTTGGCGGTACGGATGGGTATAAATATGTCAACGGTGTGCTCGATCGGCTGGCGGCACAGCTACGCGCAACTGAAATAAAACACGCGTCTCGCTAA
- the ribH gene encoding 6,7-dimethyl-8-ribityllumazine synthase has product MEIDQYQPDLDGNDLAIGIVQSRFNEAVGNSLADACLEELERLGVDSENVLCITVPGALEIPFALQKLAMCAQFDALIALGAVVRGETYHFEIVSNQSSTGIQQVALEFDVPIANGVLTTDTDEQAIARMTEKGRDMARVAVEMANLSTALDLSLMLDDEDDEDEDEENF; this is encoded by the coding sequence ATGGAAATCGACCAATATCAACCTGACCTTGACGGCAATGACCTTGCTATTGGCATTGTGCAATCGCGTTTTAACGAAGCGGTTGGCAATAGTTTAGCGGATGCCTGCCTTGAAGAGCTTGAGCGGCTTGGCGTAGACAGCGAAAATGTGCTGTGCATTACCGTTCCCGGCGCGCTTGAAATCCCATTTGCCCTACAAAAACTCGCCATGTGCGCGCAATTTGACGCATTGATTGCACTTGGCGCGGTGGTTCGCGGCGAAACCTATCATTTTGAAATCGTTTCAAATCAGAGCAGTACAGGCATTCAACAAGTCGCCCTTGAGTTCGACGTGCCAATTGCGAATGGCGTACTCACCACAGATACTGACGAACAAGCGATTGCCCGCATGACAGAAAAAGGCCGCGATATGGCGCGCGTTGCTGTCGAAATGGCAAATTTATCCACGGCTCTTGATCTTTCTTTAATGCTAGATGATGAGGATGACGAGGATGAAGATGAGGAAAATTTCTAA
- the ribBA gene encoding bifunctional 3,4-dihydroxy-2-butanone-4-phosphate synthase/GTP cyclohydrolase II — MSIASTQEIIAELKAGRMVILVDEEDRENEGDLMFAADFVSPEAINFMVRFARGLVCLTLTQEHCQRLNLPLMTQNNGTQYNTAFTVSIEAAQGVSTGISPADRARTIQAAVARDARAADIVQPGHIFPVTAQPGGVLVRAGHTEAGCDLTRLAGLTPAAVICEIINDDGTMARLPDLLEFAAKHSFKIGTIADLIEYRSLTESIIERVAERTMQTPYGPFHAVIYRDKSNGAPHIALVHGTPQPAGTTLVRVHEPMSVLDLLETDTAAHSWTLHSALQEIASSECGVIVLMNCSDSKEYLFNAFEAYNQPEKAAQLKHRPADFKTYGIGAQILRDLDVGKMHVLSSPRKLHAMSCYGLEVTGFVPMPGAAAQ, encoded by the coding sequence ATGTCTATTGCCTCTACCCAAGAAATTATCGCTGAGCTCAAAGCCGGCCGAATGGTTATTCTGGTTGACGAGGAAGATCGCGAGAATGAAGGCGACTTAATGTTCGCCGCAGATTTTGTCAGCCCAGAGGCGATTAATTTTATGGTCCGCTTCGCGCGCGGCTTAGTTTGTCTAACGCTCACGCAAGAACATTGTCAGCGCCTTAATTTGCCACTGATGACACAAAATAACGGGACGCAATATAATACAGCCTTCACGGTTAGCATCGAAGCAGCCCAAGGCGTTAGCACCGGCATTTCCCCGGCAGACCGCGCACGTACAATACAAGCTGCCGTGGCGCGAGATGCGCGGGCGGCAGATATCGTACAGCCCGGTCATATTTTCCCGGTCACGGCGCAGCCTGGCGGAGTGCTTGTGCGTGCCGGCCATACTGAGGCCGGCTGCGACTTAACACGGCTAGCGGGCCTTACGCCCGCCGCCGTGATTTGTGAAATCATCAACGATGATGGCACGATGGCGCGTTTGCCCGATCTGCTTGAGTTTGCGGCAAAACACTCCTTTAAAATCGGCACCATTGCGGATTTGATTGAATATCGCAGCCTCACTGAATCGATTATTGAACGTGTCGCCGAACGTACCATGCAAACTCCATACGGCCCATTCCACGCCGTGATTTATCGGGATAAATCCAACGGCGCCCCTCATATTGCACTTGTGCACGGCACACCACAGCCTGCTGGCACAACCCTCGTGCGAGTCCATGAACCGATGTCGGTGTTGGATTTACTTGAAACTGACACAGCCGCGCACTCCTGGACTTTGCACTCTGCTTTACAGGAAATTGCGTCCAGTGAATGCGGCGTGATTGTTCTCATGAACTGTAGTGACTCAAAAGAATATTTGTTTAATGCGTTTGAGGCTTATAATCAGCCAGAAAAAGCCGCGCAACTTAAACATCGTCCGGCGGACTTCAAAACTTACGGCATTGGTGCGCAAATCTTACGTGATTTGGATGTAGGTAAAATGCATGTATTGTCTAGTCCGCGTAAACTTCATGCGATGTCTTGTTACGGCTTAGAAGTGACTGGTTTTGTACCCATGCCAGGTGCTGCTGCACAATAA
- a CDS encoding riboflavin synthase, producing the protein MFTGIIATIGQIETVNSLGDNAAGVRLTINAAALGLDDVHLGDSISIQGACMTVIAKDNKNGSEYFSVDVSRESLTCTVGLDAPGAVNLEKALRAHDRLGGHLVAGHIDGLGTVTHFAPAGESYELQILAPHTIGRYLAYKGSVTVNGVSLTVNRVVDRVDGCEFLINLIAHTLEVTTLKQLKVGARVNLEVDLIARYVERIVNTSKAASR; encoded by the coding sequence ATGTTCACAGGAATAATCGCTACAATTGGTCAAATTGAAACCGTCAACTCGCTTGGTGATAACGCCGCTGGCGTGCGGCTTACCATTAATGCCGCTGCACTCGGCCTTGACGATGTCCATCTAGGCGATAGCATCTCGATTCAAGGAGCATGCATGACGGTTATCGCAAAAGATAACAAGAATGGGAGCGAGTATTTCAGTGTTGACGTATCACGCGAAAGTCTAACGTGTACGGTGGGGCTCGATGCACCAGGTGCTGTTAATCTCGAAAAAGCACTCCGCGCCCATGATCGTCTGGGCGGCCATTTGGTGGCTGGCCACATCGATGGGTTGGGTACCGTGACTCACTTCGCGCCTGCTGGCGAATCCTACGAGCTGCAGATACTGGCGCCTCACACGATAGGCCGTTACCTGGCCTACAAAGGTTCGGTAACAGTCAATGGAGTAAGCTTAACGGTTAACCGTGTGGTTGACCGCGTTGACGGCTGCGAATTTTTAATTAATCTGATTGCGCATACGCTTGAGGTCACCACTTTAAAACAGCTTAAAGTTGGCGCGCGCGTCAATCTTGAGGTCGATTTAATTGCGCGTTATGTTGAGCGCATTGTGAATACCTCAAAAGCCGCCTCAAGATAA
- the ribD gene encoding bifunctional diaminohydroxyphosphoribosylaminopyrimidine deaminase/5-amino-6-(5-phosphoribosylamino)uracil reductase RibD — protein sequence MFSSADFIYMRRALTLAARGLYTTTPNPRVGCVLVKNSTVIGEGFTQPAGGAHAEIQALQDARTRGHDPAGATAYVSLEPCSHFGRTPPCAHALIDAHIAQVISAMADPNPQVCGQGFALLRAAQIDVRCGLLAPEAYELNLGFISRMTRQRPWVRAKIAASLDGRTALPSGESQWITSTEARADSHTWRARACAILTGIGTVRTDNPQLTVRGVDTPRQPLRVLVDSQLEVPLNAHLLNGHAPLLIVCAAIGDQRVQKANELRARGAEVISLAGHAPHQVDLPALLRLLGERGINELHVEAGHGLNGALLQQHCIDELLVYLAPSLLCDAMGMFKLAAPTTLAQRVTLSFQSVERIGNDLRILARVGALGSTMAFHSASGTH from the coding sequence ATGTTTTCTAGCGCCGACTTCATTTATATGCGACGTGCCCTGACCCTTGCTGCACGGGGTCTGTATACCACCACGCCCAACCCACGCGTTGGCTGCGTATTGGTTAAAAACAGTACGGTGATTGGCGAAGGGTTTACGCAACCAGCGGGCGGCGCCCATGCGGAAATCCAAGCACTACAAGATGCTCGCACACGCGGGCATGACCCAGCCGGCGCTACCGCTTATGTTTCACTTGAGCCATGCAGCCATTTCGGCCGCACCCCCCCTTGTGCACATGCATTAATTGACGCACATATTGCACAAGTCATCAGCGCCATGGCAGATCCCAACCCGCAAGTCTGCGGCCAAGGCTTCGCTTTACTGCGTGCCGCCCAGATCGATGTGCGTTGCGGTTTACTCGCGCCAGAAGCCTATGAGCTCAATCTCGGCTTTATCTCACGCATGACGCGCCAGCGACCATGGGTGCGCGCTAAAATTGCCGCCAGTTTAGACGGTCGTACGGCCTTGCCAAGCGGAGAAAGCCAATGGATTACAAGCACCGAAGCACGCGCGGATAGCCATACCTGGCGCGCTCGTGCCTGTGCCATCTTGACGGGCATTGGGACCGTGCGCACGGATAATCCGCAATTGACCGTGCGCGGAGTTGATACGCCACGGCAACCGCTCCGGGTGCTGGTCGATAGTCAGCTGGAGGTGCCGCTCAACGCGCACTTATTGAATGGCCATGCTCCGCTACTGATTGTCTGTGCTGCAATCGGCGATCAGCGTGTGCAAAAGGCCAATGAATTGCGCGCACGCGGCGCCGAAGTCATCTCGCTTGCCGGCCACGCCCCCCATCAAGTTGATCTACCTGCGTTGCTGCGCTTGCTTGGCGAACGCGGCATCAATGAATTACACGTTGAAGCAGGTCACGGCTTAAATGGTGCGCTGCTCCAACAGCATTGCATTGATGAACTGCTCGTCTATTTAGCGCCCAGCTTATTATGCGATGCGATGGGCATGTTCAAGCTTGCGGCGCCCACAACGCTGGCACAACGAGTTACGCTTTCATTTCAATCCGTTGAACGCATTGGCAACGATCTACGCATCCTGGCACGCGTTGGCGCACTAGGCAGTACCATGGCGTTTCATTCCGCTTCTGGTACACATTAG
- the hemL gene encoding glutamate-1-semialdehyde 2,1-aminomutase, producing MSRNHDLFARAQKTIPGGVNSPVRAFCSVGGTPCFIERALGPHFWDADGKRYIDYIGSWGPMILGHLDAQVLAAVQTALTRGFSFGTPTEAEIEIAEEICKLVPSIEQVRLVSSGTEATMSALRLARGFTGRHRIIKFEGCYHGHADSLLIKAGSGLLSFGQPTSAGVPEAIAQHTTVLEYNNLAQLSETFASIGEEIAAVIVEPIAGNMNLVRGTPEFLRMLRELCTQHGALLIFDEVMSGFRVALGGAQALYGIAPDLSCLGKIIGGGMPAAAFGGRRDIMAHLAPLGAVYQAGTLAGNPLAVAAGLATLKRLQAPNFYDQLEARTARLTAGLTQAAHEAGITFSTDHVGGMFGLYFAAHRPTCLAEVSRGNLENFNPFFHHMLAAGVYFAPSAYEAGFVSITHDDTVIDATLAAARMTFSALKR from the coding sequence ATGTCCCGTAATCATGACCTATTCGCACGAGCTCAAAAAACCATTCCCGGCGGCGTTAACTCTCCCGTCCGGGCATTTTGCTCGGTGGGGGGGACGCCTTGTTTTATCGAACGCGCCTTAGGACCTCACTTTTGGGATGCCGATGGTAAGCGTTACATTGATTACATCGGCTCATGGGGCCCCATGATTCTCGGCCATTTAGATGCACAGGTGCTAGCTGCCGTCCAAACCGCGCTCACCCGCGGCTTTAGCTTTGGGACCCCAACCGAGGCTGAGATTGAGATAGCTGAAGAGATTTGTAAGCTGGTTCCCTCAATCGAGCAAGTACGGCTGGTCTCTAGTGGCACCGAAGCGACGATGAGCGCGCTGCGGCTCGCGCGAGGTTTCACCGGACGTCATCGCATTATTAAATTTGAAGGGTGTTATCACGGTCATGCAGACAGCTTGCTAATCAAAGCCGGCTCTGGGCTTTTAAGCTTTGGGCAACCAACCTCGGCTGGCGTGCCTGAGGCGATTGCTCAGCATACCACGGTGCTTGAATATAACAATCTGGCGCAACTCAGTGAAACCTTTGCATCAATCGGCGAAGAAATTGCGGCTGTCATCGTTGAGCCAATCGCTGGCAACATGAATTTGGTGCGCGGCACACCTGAATTTCTTCGGATGTTGCGCGAGCTATGCACTCAGCATGGCGCGCTCTTAATTTTTGATGAAGTCATGAGCGGTTTCCGCGTGGCCCTAGGGGGCGCACAAGCACTCTACGGCATTGCACCGGATTTGAGCTGTCTAGGCAAAATCATTGGGGGTGGCATGCCCGCCGCTGCATTTGGCGGGCGGCGCGATATCATGGCGCATTTAGCACCCCTTGGCGCCGTCTATCAAGCTGGCACGCTGGCCGGCAACCCGCTGGCTGTTGCCGCCGGACTGGCTACCTTGAAACGTCTGCAAGCGCCTAATTTTTATGACCAGCTAGAAGCCCGCACAGCGCGCCTAACAGCAGGCCTCACGCAAGCAGCCCACGAAGCCGGCATTACTTTCTCAACAGATCATGTAGGAGGAATGTTTGGCTTATACTTTGCTGCTCACCGGCCGACTTGCCTGGCCGAAGTCAGCCGTGGCAATCTCGAAAATTTCAATCCTTTTTTCCATCATATGCTCGCTGCCGGCGTCTACTTTGCCCCATCCGCTTATGAGGCAGGTTTTGTGTCAATCACACATGATGATACGGTGATTGATGCAACGCTTGCAGCTGCGCGCATGACATTCTCAGCATTGAAGCGTTAG
- a CDS encoding ABC transporter ATP-binding protein, whose protein sequence is MDSSHYKLVVTDLHKKYGEQEVLKGVSLRAKAGDVISIIGSSGSGKSTFLRCINFLEQPNAGRIIIDGEEVHTIADKQGQLRVADHTLLQRLRTRLAMVFQHFNLWAHLTVLENVIEAPVHVLGLSRAQAQERARLYLDKVGLGRDIEKKYPSHLSGGQQQRVAIARALAMHPDVLLFDEPTSALDPELVGDVLKVMQTLANEGRTMIVVTHEMGFARQLSNHVIFLHRGLIEEEGHPDELFLHPKSERLEQFLAGSLK, encoded by the coding sequence ATGGATTCATCTCACTATAAATTAGTCGTTACCGATTTGCATAAAAAATACGGCGAGCAGGAAGTCCTTAAAGGTGTATCGCTGCGGGCCAAGGCGGGCGATGTCATCAGCATCATCGGCTCATCCGGCTCCGGCAAAAGCACGTTCTTGCGTTGCATCAATTTTCTTGAGCAACCCAACGCTGGACGCATCATTATTGATGGCGAGGAAGTGCACACGATTGCCGATAAGCAAGGCCAGTTGCGCGTCGCCGACCACACTTTATTGCAACGCCTGCGCACGCGGCTGGCAATGGTCTTTCAACATTTCAATTTATGGGCGCATTTAACTGTGCTAGAAAATGTCATCGAAGCGCCGGTGCATGTACTTGGCCTATCGCGCGCGCAAGCGCAAGAACGCGCCCGTCTCTATTTAGACAAAGTCGGGCTCGGACGCGACATTGAAAAGAAATATCCATCACATTTATCAGGCGGGCAGCAACAACGGGTCGCGATTGCCCGCGCCCTCGCCATGCACCCCGATGTTCTGTTATTTGACGAACCCACTTCCGCCCTTGATCCAGAACTTGTAGGTGACGTGCTCAAAGTCATGCAAACTTTGGCTAACGAAGGCCGTACAATGATCGTTGTGACCCATGAAATGGGGTTCGCGCGCCAGTTATCAAACCATGTGATTTTCTTGCATCGAGGACTGATTGAGGAAGAAGGACATCCTGATGAACTATTTTTGCACCCAAAAAGCGAACGGTTAGAGCAATTCCTTGCGGGCAGTCTTAAGTGA
- a CDS encoding ABC transporter permease gives MIEFLQDYWKAYLFTDGYQYTGLVITLWLLVVSIAFGFCLAIPLAVARVSSHRLISVPVRLYTYLFCGTPLYIQLLFFYTGVYTLNVVHTTPLLSDFFRDGMNCTLLTFALNTCAYTTEIFAGAIKASSPHEIEAARAYGMTKFTLYRRIILPSALRRALPAYSNEVILMLHATTIAFTATVPDILKIARDANSASYLTLQAFSFAALLYLCISFALVWLFRRAERRWLAYL, from the coding sequence ATGATCGAATTCTTGCAGGATTACTGGAAAGCCTATCTTTTCACGGATGGCTATCAATATACAGGTTTAGTGATCACGCTATGGCTATTAGTGGTGTCGATCGCTTTCGGCTTTTGCCTAGCAATCCCGTTGGCCGTAGCGCGAGTGTCGAGTCATCGCCTTATTTCAGTGCCGGTTCGGCTCTATACCTATCTATTTTGCGGCACTCCACTGTATATTCAGTTGTTGTTTTTTTATACTGGCGTCTACACTCTTAACGTTGTCCATACGACACCTCTGTTAAGCGATTTTTTCCGCGATGGCATGAACTGCACTTTACTTACCTTCGCCCTCAATACGTGCGCCTATACAACGGAGATTTTCGCCGGTGCAATCAAAGCCAGCTCGCCTCATGAAATCGAGGCAGCTCGCGCCTATGGCATGACGAAATTCACGCTGTATCGACGCATTATTTTGCCCTCGGCACTGAGGCGAGCTTTACCTGCTTATAGCAATGAAGTGATTTTAATGCTGCATGCGACAACCATCGCTTTTACCGCGACTGTACCCGATATCTTAAAAATCGCGCGTGACGCAAACTCTGCTAGCTATTTGACTCTTCAGGCGTTTAGTTTTGCAGCATTGCTTTATCTATGTATTTCGTTTGCGCTAGTTTGGCTCTTCAGGCGTGCAGAGCGGCGCTGGCTGGCTTACTTATAA
- a CDS encoding ABC transporter permease — protein sequence MFLQGYGPLIVQGTWQTIQLALLSLAVSFMLGLAGASAKLSKNRAAAMLATAYTTLIRSVPDLVLMLLIFYSTQIWLNNLTDFMDLNPLEIDPFTAGVLTLGFIYGAYFTETFRGAFQAVPRGQLEAGAAYGMTRWQIFRRILFAQMMRFALPGIGNNWQVLLKATALVSIIGLSDLVKAAQDAGKGTHNVFFFVLIAALIYLALTALSSLVLLGLERRYLIGVRKAAL from the coding sequence ATGTTTTTACAGGGATACGGCCCATTAATTGTGCAGGGTACATGGCAAACCATTCAGCTCGCGCTGCTGTCGCTGGCTGTCTCATTCATGCTTGGGTTAGCCGGCGCCAGCGCCAAGCTCTCGAAAAATCGAGCGGCCGCGATGCTCGCTACCGCCTATACTACGTTGATTCGTAGCGTACCGGATTTGGTGCTGATGTTGCTGATTTTTTATAGCACGCAAATCTGGCTCAATAATTTAACGGACTTCATGGACCTCAACCCACTGGAGATTGATCCTTTCACGGCTGGCGTACTGACCCTCGGCTTTATCTATGGCGCCTATTTCACAGAGACTTTTCGAGGTGCTTTTCAAGCTGTCCCGCGTGGCCAGCTTGAAGCAGGCGCGGCGTATGGCATGACCCGATGGCAGATATTTCGACGCATTCTGTTTGCGCAAATGATGCGTTTTGCGTTACCCGGTATTGGCAACAACTGGCAAGTGTTATTAAAAGCAACCGCACTGGTCTCGATCATTGGCCTGTCAGACCTTGTCAAGGCAGCACAAGATGCGGGTAAGGGTACGCATAACGTGTTCTTCTTTGTACTCATCGCTGCCCTGATCTATCTTGCACTCACAGCACTTTCCAGCCTCGTCCTGCTCGGCTTAGAGCGCCGTTATTTGATCGGGGTTCGTAAGGCAGCGCTATGA
- a CDS encoding ABC transporter substrate-binding protein, whose protein sequence is MKRLAICLAFALAAASVGAKDWKVIRFGVDPSYPPLAYKAPNGQIQGLDIDIGEALCAKLQAKCIWVEQDFDSMIPALKARKFDAILSSMTVTAPRKKQIDFSNKLFNAPARMVALAEAKLTPDANLLKGKRIGVQQGTTAEIYAKRHWAPRGVKVIAYANQDLVYADLRSGRLDASLQDEIQANVGFLKTQSGRGFTFAGSSIADPEIIGQGVAIGLRKGDTDLQEQLNQALAELRQNSTYQALIEQYFSCNNDNDND, encoded by the coding sequence ATGAAAAGACTTGCCATTTGTCTAGCATTCGCGCTTGCCGCTGCTAGTGTAGGTGCGAAGGACTGGAAAGTCATTCGTTTCGGTGTTGACCCAAGCTACCCGCCTCTCGCATACAAAGCTCCCAATGGCCAAATACAGGGCCTCGATATAGATATTGGCGAAGCGCTCTGCGCTAAGCTACAAGCAAAGTGCATCTGGGTCGAGCAGGATTTCGACAGCATGATTCCGGCGCTAAAGGCGCGCAAATTCGATGCCATTTTGTCCTCTATGACGGTTACTGCACCACGCAAAAAGCAAATCGATTTTTCCAATAAATTATTCAATGCCCCCGCGCGCATGGTGGCCCTGGCAGAGGCAAAATTAACGCCAGATGCCAATCTGCTAAAAGGCAAACGGATTGGTGTGCAACAAGGCACTACGGCGGAAATTTATGCAAAACGACACTGGGCGCCCAGAGGGGTCAAAGTCATCGCCTATGCAAACCAAGATCTGGTTTATGCCGATCTTCGGTCCGGGCGACTTGATGCCTCACTACAAGATGAAATACAAGCCAATGTTGGCTTTCTAAAAACCCAAAGTGGCCGAGGTTTTACTTTTGCCGGTTCTTCTATTGCAGACCCCGAAATAATCGGACAAGGCGTTGCAATTGGCTTACGTAAAGGCGATACTGATCTGCAGGAGCAACTCAATCAAGCACTGGCTGAGCTCCGTCAAAACAGTACATATCAAGCATTAATCGAACAATATTTCAGCTGCAATAACGATAACGATAACGATTAG